A genome region from bacterium includes the following:
- a CDS encoding VOC family protein, translating to MERVTGIGGIFFKANDKDGLLAWYRDMLGLPVDEYGCVVFHWNNEPEGMPAGQTVWSIFPGDTKYFSPGNATFMVNLRVRDLDAMLRQLREKGAAVDERVEESEFGKFGWVVDPEGHRIELWQPPPAR from the coding sequence ATGGAACGGGTGACCGGCATCGGCGGAATTTTTTTCAAGGCGAACGACAAGGACGGCCTGCTTGCGTGGTATCGCGACATGCTGGGCTTGCCCGTCGACGAATACGGGTGCGTCGTATTTCATTGGAACAACGAGCCCGAGGGCATGCCCGCCGGACAGACGGTTTGGTCGATCTTTCCGGGCGACACGAAGTATTTCTCGCCGGGAAACGCGACCTTCATGGTGAACCTTCGCGTGCGCGACCTCGACGCCATGTTGCGCCAGCTTCGCGAAAAGGGCGCGGCCGTCGACGAGCGCGTCGAAGAGTCGGAATTCGGAAAATTCGGATGGGTCGTCGATCCGGAAGGCCATCGCATCGAGCTCTGGCAACCGCCGCCCGCTCGCTGA
- a CDS encoding class I SAM-dependent methyltransferase, producing the protein MNDAKHEGETAAPGKWAKLRRDPIGTLARAARKMIIDRVRYGRGADYDAARYWGDRLARHGVRLTGVGDEGLSEADNARMYEAAARVLQGEIAHAAPPANPRVLEIGCGNGFFTALLAALDPREQVAVDITDALFERLAARHPNVRFLRADVTADTIDGAFDIVLFLDVIEHIVDDERFAHAMQTAANAVAPGGVLFVSPVDDASRRPLFYVRHRVLSEIAAHLPGFETTRAVPFRYSRLLVARRKENA; encoded by the coding sequence ATGAACGACGCCAAACACGAGGGCGAAACGGCCGCGCCCGGCAAGTGGGCGAAGCTTCGGCGCGACCCGATCGGCACGCTGGCGCGCGCCGCGCGGAAGATGATCATCGATCGCGTGCGTTACGGGCGCGGCGCGGACTACGACGCCGCGCGCTACTGGGGCGACCGGCTCGCGCGCCACGGGGTGCGTCTCACGGGCGTCGGCGACGAGGGTCTGTCGGAGGCCGACAACGCGCGCATGTACGAGGCCGCCGCGCGCGTGCTGCAAGGCGAGATCGCGCACGCCGCGCCGCCCGCGAATCCGCGCGTGCTCGAGATAGGATGCGGAAACGGATTTTTCACCGCGCTTCTCGCCGCCCTCGACCCGCGCGAGCAGGTGGCCGTCGATATCACCGACGCGCTGTTTGAAAGGCTCGCGGCGCGGCATCCGAACGTGCGTTTTCTGCGCGCGGATGTGACGGCGGATACGATCGACGGCGCGTTCGACATCGTGCTGTTTCTCGACGTCATCGAGCACATCGTGGACGACGAGCGATTCGCGCACGCGATGCAAACGGCGGCAAACGCCGTTGCGCCCGGCGGCGTGCTTTTCGTCTCGCCGGTCGATGACGCGTCGCGCCGGCCGCTGTTTTACGTGCGTCACCGGGTGCTTTCCGAGATCGCCGCGCACCTGCCGGGTTTCGAAACGACGCGCGCGGTGCCTTTCCGATATTCCCGCCTGCTTGTCGCGCGGCGGAAGGAGAACGCCTGA